GCTGCAGGGTATTTCCAGCGGTATCGAAAACAGCAACTTTTTCCTGACGACGCAGCGCGGCGAATTCGTCCTCACCCTCTTCGAAAACCTCAGCTTCGCGCAATTGCCGTTCTACGTGCAATTGATGCGCCACCTGGCCGAGCGCGGCATCCCCGTGCCGGCGCCGGTGCCGAACGATGCCGGCGAACTGGTGGTGGCCCTGCACGGCAAGCCGGCGGCCATCGTCAGCAAGCTCGACGGCAGCTCGCAGATGGATCCGCAGCCGGTGCACTGCGCCGAGGTCGGCGCCATGCTGGCGCGTATGCACCTGGCCGGGCAGGACTTCGCCATGCGCCAGCCGAACCTGCGCGGCCTGGACTGGTGGGTCGAGACCGCCCCCAAGGTCTTGCCCCACCTGGCCCCGGAAACGGCGGACCTGCTGCGTGCGGAGCTGGCGTTCCAGCAGGACTTCGCCGGCGGCGTCGTCTACCGTGCGCTGCAGACCGGCCCGGTGCACGCCGACCTGTTCCGCAACAACGTGATGTTCGTCGGCGCGCGCTTGAGCGGCTGCTTCGACTTTTATTTTGCCGGCTGGGACACCTGGCTGTTCGACCTGGCGGTCACCGTCAACGACTGGTGCATCGACCTGGACAGCGGCCGCCTGGACGCCGCGCGGGTGCTGGCCCTGACGCGCGCCTACCATGCCGTGCGGCCGTTCACCGAGGCCGAGCAGGCCGCCTGGCAGCCGCTGCTGCGCGCCGCCGCCCTGCGTTTCTGGCTGTCGCGCCTGTACGATTTCTATCGTCCGCGCGCGGCCGAGATGCTGACGCCGCACGATCCGACCCACTTCGAGCGCGTCCTGCGCCAACGCATCCAGGTGCAAGCACCCGCCCTCACCGCATGAACAAGCTGCCCGCACGCGCCGGCTGGGACTGGCTCAAACAAGGCGTCGGCCTGTTTCGCAAGCAGCCGGCCGCCCTGACCACCCTGCTGTTCGCCAATATCCTGTTCAGCATCGCGCTGTCGGCGCTGCCGATCGTCGGCCCGGTGCTGGCGGTGGTGCTGATCCCGTCGTTCTCGATGGCCTTCATGCAGGCATGCCTGATGATCGAAAATGGCGACCGGGTCACGCCGGCGGTGCTGCTGACCGGCTTTCGCCGGCCGGCGCTGGTGGCGCTGTGCAAGGTGGGTCTGATCTACCTGGCCGTGTCGCTGGGGATGATGCTGTTGATGAAGGTGGCGATCGCGCCGGAATTCCTGCAGACGATGGCGCAGCCGGTCGACCCGGACAACCCGCCCGACGTGGCGCCGGGCGACATGCTGGCGCTGCTGGGCGTGTTCCTGGTCGACGTGGCGGCGCTGGTGACGCTGTGCTTCACGGCGCCGCTGACCTACTGGAAGCAGATGAGCGCCGGCAAGGCGACCTTCTACAGCTTCTTTGCCGTGATGCGCACCGCGCGCGCCTTCGTGGTGCTGCTGGCGGCGTGGTTCAGCCTGTTCTTCGGGGTGCTGCTGGTGTCGGTCGGAATCTTCGGCAACGCGGGCGTGGGGCGCGTGGTGGTGATGTGGCTGATCTTCCTGTTCGTGCTGTTGCTGCAGTGCTCGATGTATGCGGGGTACCGGACGATTTTCGGCAAGCCGGAAGGCAAGGAAGCGCAGCCGGCATAGTCGGCGCCGTTCAGGTCCCCACCCGCTCCAACTTGGCGATCGACAGATCGAGCACCTTCATCCCGGCCGCGCCGAAATTGATCTGCGCGCGCGCACTGCCCGCCCCGCCCTCGATGTTGACGATCACGCCCTCGCCGAACCGCGCGTGGCTCACCGACTCGCCGATGCGCCAGCCGGTACCGTTGGCGTTGCTCGACCTTTGCGTGATCTGCTTGGCGATCTGGTTGTCGCTGCCGCCTTCGCGGAAATCGGCGTCGTCCCAGGCGGTGGTCGACTTGCGCCCGCCGAACCACTTGGTCTGCACGCGCGGCGTCAGCCACTTCAGCGACTCCTCCGGCAATTCCTCGAAGAAGCGCGACTTCACGTTGAAACGGGTCTGGCCGTGCAGCATGCGTTGCTGGGTAAAGCTCATGTACAGGCGCCGGCGCGCGCGCGTGATCGCCACGTACATCAGCCGGCGTTCCTCGTCCACGCCATCCAGCTCGCGCGAGCTGCTCTCGTGCGGGAACAGGCCTTCTTCCAGGC
The genomic region above belongs to Massilia forsythiae and contains:
- a CDS encoding homoserine kinase; its protein translation is MAVFTSVTLDDLSQWIKQFPLGNALALQGISSGIENSNFFLTTQRGEFVLTLFENLSFAQLPFYVQLMRHLAERGIPVPAPVPNDAGELVVALHGKPAAIVSKLDGSSQMDPQPVHCAEVGAMLARMHLAGQDFAMRQPNLRGLDWWVETAPKVLPHLAPETADLLRAELAFQQDFAGGVVYRALQTGPVHADLFRNNVMFVGARLSGCFDFYFAGWDTWLFDLAVTVNDWCIDLDSGRLDAARVLALTRAYHAVRPFTEAEQAAWQPLLRAAALRFWLSRLYDFYRPRAAEMLTPHDPTHFERVLRQRIQVQAPALTA
- a CDS encoding BPSS1780 family membrane protein — its product is MNKLPARAGWDWLKQGVGLFRKQPAALTTLLFANILFSIALSALPIVGPVLAVVLIPSFSMAFMQACLMIENGDRVTPAVLLTGFRRPALVALCKVGLIYLAVSLGMMLLMKVAIAPEFLQTMAQPVDPDNPPDVAPGDMLALLGVFLVDVAALVTLCFTAPLTYWKQMSAGKATFYSFFAVMRTARAFVVLLAAWFSLFFGVLLVSVGIFGNAGVGRVVVMWLIFLFVLLLQCSMYAGYRTIFGKPEGKEAQPA